The nucleotide sequence ggaggtcacccatcctgatagtgctctcgcccgagcacgcttaactataATTTACTCGCAcacctgctctgcctgtggtcccaaaacgcgttgtgtcatttaagcgtgagtattaccttataatcccatgatcactcatgtctgtggacgATGTGGAAttttcctagggtgttacattcaccccctcagggactcatcgtcctcgatgaggtttgccccaccacccccaacgacacatgagtggctttgataccatctgtaacatcccaggtaacacgttccccgtagcatgatattgtccgctttgcccgtaggcgcacgaatTTTTCTTGACGACCAAAGAcaacgaacactttcccaggaggtcacccatcctggtagtgcactcgtccaagcatgcttaactgcagagttctcatgagatctgttgcgcttgtggtcccaaaaagcgtcatgctaggaaaggtctccacacccttataaggtatGCTTCGTTCTCTTCTCCAATCGATGTGGgatggatgtaacacggatgttacataagtagattatatatgtgtatgtataattattgcattcactaaacttCATGCTTACCCCTATCGTTGTTTACCTTTTCCTAGGTATCGTTGATGCagagttacctagttgctagactagggttgatagacattgcttaagcttggaggattagcttttaGATATTGGGACGcatattggggatttggtagtcccctggattatgctcttggtatcgctttgggttattgagtattaacccgtattttgtgtgatttgggtcattgttacaaatgctttataatgtgtcatttgtgtaccaagggtcattataaattgttaaacgtatcgttatgatattatgtttttgtttaAAATAGAGTGGGAAACGTTATGTATTATGAACGCTTtgatgggacctaacttataaaaaaatgtgcttcgtttttggtaaacggatatGGATCGTTACAATATTACCAATTCTAATTACTATTAGCAGTCCAATGCAATGTACGTACAAATTATAAAGTACCAGATTGGTTAGTATTTGAAGTTGGACTCGATATAAAATAACCCCAGCCCAAAAGGGCCATAAAGTTGATGTCTTTCTACAATCCCCCCAAATTTGTTTTATTCACTGCTCACTTCCATCAGAGTGAGGAAAAACCATAAACAAAGCTTCAAAAATACACTCACAAACGGTCTTCTTTATCGTTTCCATCACTAAATTATCCTAATTTACAGCTTTGTATACATAATATAACACATGGCGAGTTCATCATTATCTGATCTTTTAATTGGAACCCTGAACAACAGAGGCTGGTGCTTTCGTGATGACGATCATATCAGAACCCTAATCAAAACTAATGATATTATCGCTGCTGAATCAGATGATACGTTAACCTGGAATAATTAATCTTGATCGGAGTTAACTATCGAATTAAACTTGAAAGTTCTATGAATCTTGAAAGAACAATGGATTTTAATCGAACTTTATTGAAATTGAGTTTGTTACAATTACAAGAGGAAAGTGGAAATTGATAACTAAAAATCTAACAGACTAAATCGTTACATTGGCTTATACATGTGCAGTTAAATAATTTTGGATTCCCCTAACAGATTAATAACTCGCCGTTTGAATTGAAATGACGAGGGAGAAGAAATCATGTGCAATGCATGTGTGTTCTTATTTGCAGATGATACGTGAGTGGCATGTGACCCTAATTTGACCCCAATTTGAATATAACGTATCAATTCCTCCCCCTTTAAACCATTCTTGTCCTCAATAATCTGCAAAAACATCAAATGTAGGAAATCGTTAAGCCAATTCTTCCAGTGACTCCGAAGTAGCAGCATTAATTATACCATTTCACCATTGAATTAACCCACAAACCACTGCTCTATTACCCTTTTCATCAGCTTCCTTTCCCAGATTTTGAGCGGCATGATTGAAATTAATCCTTCATCAGTCAAATCTGATAATACTCCTATAGCCGAAACATCACCCTTGTGCTCTTTGAGCTGTGACACGTGAAATACGGGATGAATTTGAGCTGTAGCAGGTAATTGAAGTTTATAAGCAACTTCACCTACTTTAGCCACCACTTGAAATGGTCCATAATACTTAGGGGATAGCTTGCTGTACTTGTGTGACGTAGAGTAACTTGTCTGTGTGGCTGCAGTTTAACATAAACCCAAGTACCCACTTTAAAAAATCTGTCAGTCCTCTTCTTATCAGCCAAACTTTTCATCCTGTCTTGAGCCCTCTTTAACTGAAACTTAAGAACAGTCAAAGCATGTTCTCTGGCAGTCAATGAACGATCTACAGGTTCAACTTGACTATCTTTAGTAGTATAGACTATAGGAATTAGTGTTGGTTAACCATGAACCACTTCATATGGTGTGGTATGAATGGAAGTGTGGTAGTTGGTATTGTACCAATATTCTGCCAAAGCCAACCACTTGGTCCAATTTTTAGGATTATCACTAGTCATACACCTAAGATAAACACCTAAGCATCTATTTACCACATCTGTTTGACCATATGTTTGTGGATGGTAAGAAGTAGACATGTTGAGCTTAACCTGCAAATGCTTGAATAATTCTTTCCAAAAAGTACTGAGGAATATCTTATCCCTATCACTCACAATTACTTTGAGCAGCCCATGTAACTTGTACAGATTGTCAAGGAAGCATTGTGCCACAGTAGATGCAGTAAAGGGGTGTGCTAGAGCCATAAAATGGGCATACTTACTTAACCTATCCACCACAACAAATATGACAGATTTACCTTGTGACAATGGAAGTCCTTCTATGAAGTCCATAGATACCTCTGTCCAGATAGTAGTTGGTATAGGGAGTGGTTGTTGCAACCCTGGATACCTAGCCAAATCTTCTTTGCATCTTTGATAGATAGTTTATTACCTCACATGTTCTTTAACCTGTTTCCTCATATACTTGCAATAGAAAAAAGTTTTGAGCTTTTGCATTGTAGAATTTACACCAGAGTGACCACCATGAGGAGTGGCATGAAAGTAATTGATGAGTTCCGCTCTCAATGGACCATTTGCACCCACTACCAGCCTTCTTTTTCTTTTCAAGTAACCATCTTGCCACACCTAATGTTTAACTGAGTCTTCACCACTACCCAAATTAGGTATAAGAGCCTGCAAATCCACATCTTGTGCAACACTAGCCCGAGTTCTAGCATACATGTCACTGGTGATACTTGTAACTTGGATATGAAACAAGGCAGTTGTGCCTTGAACTCTTGATAGGGCATCTGTTGCACAATTTTCACTTTCGTTTTTTATACACAATTTCATAATCAAACCCAATCAACTTAGGTAACCACTTGGTTTGAGTAGGGGTAGATAACATTTGATCTAGCAGATGTCTGAGACTAATGTGGGCTATTTTAATGATGAAATGGTGGTCAAACAAGTAACCCTTCCACTTGTTAATTGCCTGTACAGTAGCCAGAAACTCTCTATCATAAGTAAATAAAGCTTGTTGTCTTTGTGAAAGTACCTTACTCATGAAAGCAATTGGGTAGCCTGCTTGTTGTAGAACTGCACCAATATCTACCCCGAAAGCATTGGTTTCAATAACAAAACATTGATTAAAATCAGGTAGAGCCAACACTGGTGCCTCTTGCATTTTCTATTTAAGCTCATTAAAGGCACTTGTAGCCAAATCTGACCAAAGGAATGAATCTTTTTTGAGTAACAGTGTTAAAGATCTACTTATCACAGCATAATTCCTTATAAATCTTCTATAATACCATGTCAATCCCAAAAAACTTCTCAACtgctttaatgtttttggcattggCCAACTAGCCATAGCTTCTATCTTGGTTGGATCAGTAGAGACCCCATCAGCAGAAATAAAATGGCCCAGATATTCCACCTTTGGAGTACAAAATACACACTTGGATCTTTTTGCTAACAAGGTATTCTGCCTCATCacttctaataccaatcttaagttgtaacgacccaacttcgttttaccaaaaacacgacttatttttttttatataaaccatctggacggcgtccagttatctggacggcatccagcagagaagaccaggacggcatccaagccatttggacggcgtccaaatgaactaaaagttcctgatcagttttacaAATTCACACTggcagaaaacccgcttcccgacacttttaaacaaaacggttttcacaacatactataataattataattaagagatttccTCAATAGAATCGAGTTTTACATCACAAACGTTAATTAAAAGTGTTTACAAcataaatacgggttaagactcagtaacccaacccaataccaagagcataatctcggggactaccaaatccccaatccgcgtccatatctccaaaagctaccccatcgagctgaagcgctcctacgcatctagcttaacaactagctagcttcataacacaatacctgtaaaaaggtaaacaacgagaggggtaagcataaagcttagtgaatgcaataattatatatatacatatataatctacttacttgcacacacttacacaatttcctcatacacgctagcattttaattagcataccactgcaaagtataacgctaaatctccgataatacaagctagcacaacaatagcatataacacgagaaatacaatatgctacactacaacacataaaacattgatgttcacaacatccattagtattcaagtcccaaggctagcccaacgaatggtatcgtcaacatcgaacttaatccccattcgtcctaataaatgtggtatcgtcaacttcgaacttaaacccacatatgaggtatcgtcaacatcgaacttaaaccctcatcatacaaacgtcactacaatagtggtatggcttcgtcaacatcgaactttaaatccatacatgaggtatcgtcaacatcgaacttaaaccctcatcaaaacgaacaaacaatatactctaggatatggtatcgtcaacatcaaactttaacccataccccacaagcaaataaatcatatacatacatatataattattccactcaccttggaatgcccgcacaagtcatgtataacatgatctccgtcctcaaatccgagcaagtaaccacctatatcacacacatgcacaatatacacataaatagccattctctaaaagagaatccaacacaaacatcccttaacagagggattacaccttgctcgccaaaacccgtccatttaacacctaatggacacaaaccaactaccacttagggtggtaatttaaacccactcaacaaagtacaatttaacccaaaattatacttgacaccaattagaccaacataggtcttaacactaaattactacttaggtagtaatcatttcaaacgtcatttacaccaaaaccccaatacATGCaacattgacccatattgcttatgaccacgtttgacttatgttaaaatattattttaatccaaaattacttctcgcgactAATTAcacccaaaaacatcatttaacacttaacaaagacgtttaacatccatttaatccaaattagtgtcatcatcaattttgacccaactcaaagtcaacccattttgacatacgtcccaaaaatgcccaaactaaccaataatcactagcacaagtgaaaatggccctaatacaccaattaaactaaATCACAAGTGATAAACACTTAGctcacccaatttgacacataaaccctaattttgacccatttcaaaattagtcaacccaaatacacccaaaagggttccaacacttccaatatcactaaactaagtgattacacccaaaaccaaagcctaatcatgaccaaaacgtcaatcaacccaaaacccgccatgtatcaaaaataactagtttccataaacccacttcatcatctaaatgggttttacaactaaaaagctcaaaaccctaacttgaatatggaATCATAAAGATGAAATTTCGGAGTTACAACTTACcgacactaccaaaatgtagccatgaacgaggtgaacaactttaactcttgagacccgacccgaatcacacttcttcttctccaaatccccaactctctctctagaacctctctctctctcactagggttgatgagagtgtttgggaaggtgaaaatgatccaaaagtggatctaaagctGATATTAAAGCCACCAATcaatccacaagtgaaaagaccaaagtaccccttttaatttaagtaaaatacatttgctggcccgtcaggccttttggacggcgttcaaaaaggttggacggcgtccaaatcaactggatcagttttctgaacttgttttggtcgtaactttcaaacccgtaactccgtttttgatgaatcaaatatcgttgaaaacggaattgagatttactatccaatggtaaggttttggaACATCAACTCAAATTTTATGTGGGATCTAAATATATGCTTACACGCCTCGTAATTttaatgacgtccaaaataacgcgtaactaaaaaacagggtgttacataaGTGCACCAAGTGATCTGTCATGCTTGAGCTATAAACCAAGATATCATCAAAAAACACCAATGTAAACCTTCTCAAAAAAGGTTTAAaaacatcattcatcaaagcttGAAAACTtgatggtgcattagttaaaccaaatggtatAACTAGGAACTCATAGTGTCCTTCATTTGTTCTAAGTGCAGCCTTGTATATGTCATCTTCATGCGTCCTGATCTGGTGGTAACCAGATCTCAAGTCCAGTTTAGAGTACACTGCTAACCCACTTAGCTCATCAATGAGCTCTTCAATAATAGGGATAGGGAACCTATCTTTGACAGTCTTAGCATTAAGCTCTctataatctatgcacatcctccAGGTTCTATCCTTCTTCTTAACCATGACTATAGGTGAGGCAAATGGACTCCGACTTGCTATAATCACTCCATTATCTAGGAGTTCAGTCACCATGGACTCTATATCATCTTTCTGTGAAGGTGGAAGCCTATAGGGTCTTATGTTTACTGGTTGTGAACCTTCTATAAGTGGAATCCTATGATCATAATGTCTCTTAGGTGGTAGGGTAGTAGGTTCAGTAAACACATCAGAGTATTCATCCAGTAATTGTGTGATACATTCATCTAAGTCTTCCTTTTGAGTAGTCATGTGCCACATCTCAACTAGGTAAATGCAAACAGACATAACATTGAGTTGAGCTGCATGTTTCTCTTCATTTCTATGCATCCTTTTACCATTAACCAGTTGTACTTTTGATCTTTTTCCCCTAAGCTCAACCCTGTGTTCATTGTAGTTGAATGTCATTTGGAGTTGATCAAAATTCTAGACTATATCACCCAAGAATTTAAGCCATTGTATACCCAAAACCATTTCACAACTACCGATTGGTAAGATTAGAACATCTCTAACAAATGTTTCACCACTAATCTTCCAGTTGAGAGCTTCACATACCCCTGTACTGAACATTGTATCACCCCCAGGTATCATAACAGGTATGGATTCAACATTTTTAAGCATACAACCCAATTTCTTAGCCACATTAATATCCAAAAATTTCTGAGTACTTCCTGAATCTATGAGAATTTGAACTTCTTTCTTGTTGACCAACCCAGTAACTCTCATAGTTTGGTAGTCACTTGTTCCAGTTAGAGCATTCAATGAGATATAAGGTACACTTCCAGTTGAATTTGATACAtgctcttcatcttcttcttcagttatgatataacaaccctcacaattCCGttctgaaatgaccaaaatgccctaggAGTTTTTCATCTGTTCAatcgatttagggttgttatccgttacGACCTATGAACTAAAAATTTATGCTCTCATTAAATGACCgtatttattattaaaaccctaatcttgtaaaccctgacactaataataatttaataaaataagCTAAATGTAATATTAACTGTGACATTATATAAACTTTAAACTAATATAAACTAGTCGGGaccaaattaaaaatttataaaagttagggactaataattaaataaaatgtattttaaataacatgtaactttaataataataagtattataaaaaaaataataatatatatgtataaatttaaaaTGCCGgttcataaaaaaataataagtaatataACAATAACAAATGTAGGGGTcggtttttagaaaaaaaaaataggaAACTAATGCTTGATCACTAAGCAAAACCAAACCAAATTTAATCCTAACTCTAATCCTTGAGCACCAAGTGATTCATGAATCCTAAATAAATCACAACTCATGTTAATTATCTATAAATAGGCTCAAGTTTTTCTCATAATATGCATCACCAATTAAACTCAAAAACCCTATACTTATAGCTTTTTTTTAGTCGACAGATTTGGCAACATTATCCTCATCCTTGTCGACGGAAAAACCAGCTCTCCAACAGCCTTTAAACTTACAACCTGCATCGATTTCTAAACCCTTCAACACTGCTGTTTAGTCGACTATAAACCCCTCAAAATCAGCCACTTAAATCTCCACTTTTCTGCAGCAACTTGCAGTCGACAACAACCCTCACACGCCACTGTTTTGCTGCGTTTTTGCAGCTCACCACCACCGCCACCTATAGCAGATTTTCGGCTATCAAACCGCCACCCAAAATAGTCCCAAACTGCCCTCCTATAGCCCCGTTGCTGTTACAAAACGCCACCCAACAGCCCTTTTTCTGCTGTTTTTCTGTTGCAATTCGTCACCCAAACATCGCCTCAAAACGTCCCCAAAACTGCTCCTGTTGCTGCTGTTCTGCGTGACCCAAACCAGGCCAAAAACCCGCTCGTTTGGTCACTCTGTTGCTGTGTTTTCGACCATTAAACACTACCTAAACCACCCTTGTTTGCTGCTGTAAACCGCCCCACGTACAGCTCAAAAGTCGCGGGTGTTGCTGTTTCTTTCCTGCTGTCACTGAGTGATAAAAATAGCCCAAAACCTTTCTCTTTTGGTTCGTTTTTGCTGCTGGGATTTTCTGTTCTGTGTTGGTTCATAATCACCACCTTTTTCTTGATCTTAATCCTAGTAAGATATCCCTAAATCCTAACCTGATGTTACTTATTAATTTATTACTTTAAAGAATTATGTTGATTAATTATGATCTTGTTTATGAAGTTAAAGTATTATGAATATgaactataaataattaaattgatCATGAGACTAGATAATAATAAATAGTTAAAGGTTTATAAATATGATGAATATGATTAATAAGTTAAGTAAGATAAATAATAGTTAAAGATGATGAGTTTGGATGTGATTAGTAAAAAAAAGGGATTATGATTAATAGATGAAGTATAGATTGAATAAGATTAAGTATGAAATATGATCATGGATTTTGTACTTGATATAGTTAATACGATTAAGAATTATGATTAATCTAGTTCATGATTAGGATTAGTTGTTTAataaaagattatgattaataAGATTTAACATGTTAGGGTTGTAAGTATCATCTTAATAATATGGTAAATGCAATTAAaaggattatgattttatgtaattGAAAAAGGTAGGAGATTAATTAGTTGTTATAATGAAAGGTTGGTTGTTTGATTaataagttatgattttatgtgatgattagtttaagattatgataaagggttatgattatgtattattaaagtaattatgatcgtggtgtacgtgcatgcatgcatgaatGCTTACGTACGtacgtgcatgtatacactgtatgtatatgtgtgtgtgtatatgtaagtatatacatacgtatatatgtatgtgtatatatgtatgtatatgtacgtgtgtatgtatgtatgaatgtgtattatataagttatataagattagaaaataataaaaagtagtaaggattatatatatgtatcatcttacacttataaaAATGTAACATCTATAcctaacatatatattatatattatatataatactaataaagaatatatatgtatgtatcatataggtatattcatacaagtatacataatagttgaataattaaagactaataatactattattagtataatttatatacatatctatatagtaacacttaagtacactaagtatattatcacttatataaatataactattctcgagaacggtcactgttaatatagtttgctatattaataaacaaactttatgtctattagacattaactaatcgaacattacATCtcaaggttgagatctccgatttcatactccgttcatacttcttgcgtggaatatcttacttgctactaaggtgaacttcatagccccactttttaactatctttatatacttattttaaactttggggtgagacacatgcttgcttttaaactgttttacgcttagacacaagtacatgaaaacttttttttattagttcaaactgtgctgcatgctttgattcatgctaaatccctgccatgatatcgttaattgctacgtataaatgcaaacttagttattgtgagtaggcctattgagagcgacgtctctaaccatttgaccactggtctttcgttacataataatgatttaacgacacaaACAAATACAGTGAtcatggggtaactttgtttagtctcgatatcatacacctcagcactactaccgaactgattgaattttattattaaatcttgtggtctaaaaacttgttataattattaaacctatgttgttcactcaaccattttggttgacactttaagcatgttttgtctcaggtacttagatatattacttccgctgtagaactctgctgttacttagaagtcaagccaatcACTGGGACCAGCGTTAatatccgcgtcaatggcgattttggcggggtgttacatatGACCTGCTCTAAATCTTTAATTTCTTCATCAGGATCACACTCAGCAGCTAAGACTTCTAAAGCATAGAGTTGGCCTGAGCACTTGTGACAAGGTACATATTTTTTATCACAATAAAAGCATAGGTTCTTGGCCCTTTTTTCTTCAATTTCTTTTGTGTTAACTGCTTCCTTCCACCCAACTGGCCTGCTGGTTTATTGTGGGTGTGAGTTGGATTCGTGATGGCTAATGGTGGATTGATTGTGGTTGCAGGGTTGTTTTTGGTATAATTGTTGgtattgtagtaaggtttaggattATAATTGCTGGTATTGTTCCTTGAAGTAGGAAGGATGGGAGCATGCCTTTTCTTTATGATAGTAATGGCTTCATTCTGCAACCTTGCTAAACTCATAGCATCATCAAGTGATTTAGGGTTGAACATCCTCACAGGCATTTCTATCTCCTTCTGTAACCCTGCTAAATACCAACTAATTGATTGTTGTTCATTAATGTCCACCTTGTTTAAGAGCACCTTAAATTCATCATTATAAGCTTGTAAGGTGTCTGTGTGTCTGAGATTCTTGATTTCAGCCAATGGATCCTCAATGCT is from Rutidosis leptorrhynchoides isolate AG116_Rl617_1_P2 chromosome 10, CSIRO_AGI_Rlap_v1, whole genome shotgun sequence and encodes:
- the LOC139871507 gene encoding uncharacterized mitochondrial protein AtMg00860-like — encoded protein: MRQNTLLAKRSKCVFCTPKVEYLGHFISADGVSTDPTKIEAMASWPMPKTLKQLRSFLGLTWYYRRFIRNYAVISRSLTLLLKKDSFLWSDLATSAFNELK